The proteins below come from a single Paramormyrops kingsleyae isolate MSU_618 chromosome 25, PKINGS_0.4, whole genome shotgun sequence genomic window:
- the LOC140582722 gene encoding uncharacterized protein — translation MPLECAECCLVLYYLEATVILKHLQPPGVVEHMTVQEWMTRSTSEADHTVIVVKEHKTSAQQAATFALSSEEETWFDIYFTQVRPQLLSSKRSRTTLDDLGGDKRFFVSTAGRPAFNASNDLNRLHQKYKLDPVTYQTARRIFETATKDLTDQEKSLVADYLTHSTATADEHYRMKQSRNVVLASKLLKKLAGDSSADSAVEGPSCSARGAARDAALASNQRMDVQFGS, via the exons atgcccctggagtgtgcagagtgctgccttgtcctctactacctggaggccacggtgattctgaagcatctccagccaccaggcgtggtggagcacatgacc gtccaggagtggatgaccaggagcacgtccgaggccgaccatacggtgattgtggtgaaggaacacaagacgtcggcgcagcaagcggccacgtttgcattgtcctctgaggaggagacg tggttcgacatctacttcacccaggtacggccacagctcctgagctccaagaggagccggacgacactggatgacctgggaggagacaaacggttcttcgtctccaccgcaggcaggccggcgttcaacgcttcgaatgacctcaaccggctgcaccaaaa atacaagctggatccagtcacctaccagacggcccggcgcatctttgagacggccaccaaggacttgacggaccaagagaagtccttggtggccgattacctcactcattccactgcgacggctgacgagcactaccggatgaagcagtcgcggaatgtggtgctggccagtaagctgctgaagaagctggcaggtgactcaag cgctgactccgcagTGGAAGGgcccagctgttctgcccgtggtgccgcacgggatgctgccctggcatccaaccaacggatggatgtccag
- the LOC140582845 gene encoding uncharacterized protein isoform X2 has product MTWEEMSDFFISTTGRPIYNASNDLNRLHQKYKLDPVTSQTARRVFETATKTMTDWEKSMVADYLTHSTATADRHYRMKLSRNVVVASKLLSKLAGDSSNESAEEGTSRGARAAARDTGSNRQMDVQTALALLLQTHPVTLDGDMPDRAARCQVSETFQRQLYERWLKAQMRLRVQHVLSHFGRREPTESGVSSWIKKQGWKNNIPSAASILKDWKPTGPVDTVVDSSHIKTLITTQKWRGLVVTDIAGKGKGVCTSRPFQSGEVVCDYHGQVVTAKEGTRIHHSLDENETGYMFFYRNKKNKQMCIDAHSPECLCHPGRQTFGRLINHSRKRANVKPRLYVVDIDGEEQDVILFFAENNIKVGEELKFDYGVERKSFRGEGLDLDWL; this is encoded by the exons ATGACCTGGGAAGAGATGAGCGATTTTTTTATCTCCACCACCGGAAGGCCTATTTACAACGCGTCCaatgacctcaaccggctgcaccaGAA GTACAAGTTGGACCCGGTGACGAGTCAGACTGCCCGTCGTGTGtttgagacggccaccaagACCATGACAGACTGGGAGAAGTCTATGGTGGCCGACTATCTCACGCATTCGACTGCGACAGCTGACCGCCACTACAGGATGAAACTGTCTCGGAATGTAGTGGTGGCCAGCAAGCTGCTgagcaagctggcaggtgactcaag taacgAGTCTGCGGAGGAGGGAACCAGCCGTGGTGCCCGGGCGGCTGCCCGGGATACTGGGTCCAACCGGCAAATGGACGTCCAGACGGCGTTGGCCCTGCTCCTGCAGACCCACCcggtgaccctggatggcgacatGCCAGACCGGGCTGCACGCTGCCAGGTGTCCGAGACGTTTCAACGCCAGCTGTATGAGCGCTGGCTTAAGGCGCAGATGAGACTGCGTGTCCAGCATGTGCTCT cacactttggcaggaGGGAGCCCACGGAGTCCGGGGTCAGCTCCTGGATAAAGAAGCAGGGCTGGAAAAACAACATCCCTAGTGCGGCCTCCATCCTTAAAGACTGGAAGCCCACAGGACCCGTGGACACCGTGGTTGACTCCAGCCACATCAAGACTCTCATCACCACCCAGAAGTGGAGAGGATTGGTGGTCACGGACATCGCTGGCAAGGGCAAGGGAGTCTGCACCAGCCGGCCGTTCCAATCTGGAGAGGTGGTCTGTGACTACCATGGACAGGTAGTCACAGCCAAAGAGGGGACGCGCATACACCACAGTCTTGATGAAAATGAGACTGGCTATATGTTCTTTTATCGGAACAAGAAGAATAAACAGATGTGCATTGATGCCCACTCGCCCGAGTGCCTGTGCCACCCAGGCAGACAGACTTTTGGGAGGCTCATTAATCACTCCAGAAAGAGAGCCAATGTAAAGCCTAGGCTATATGTGGTGGACATTGATGGGGAGGAGCAagatgtcattttattttttgccgaAAATAATATAAAGGTCGGCGAAGAACTTAAATTTGACTATGGGGTGGAGAGAAAGTCCTTCAGAGGGGAGGGTTTGGACCTAGATTGGTTGTAA